The following are from one region of the Coffea eugenioides isolate CCC68of chromosome 2, Ceug_1.0, whole genome shotgun sequence genome:
- the LOC113764022 gene encoding putative deoxyribonuclease TATDN1, with translation MSKGIYNGKKYHVADIVAVLSRAWSAGVDRIIVTGGFLEESKEALAIAETDARLFCMVDVHPTRCKVTVDTLLNAILKLLNV, from the exons ATGTCCAAAGGAATATACAACGGCAAGAAATACCATGTGGCAGATATTGTTGCAGTACTCAGCAGGGCTTGGAGCGCCGGTGTTGATCGAATTATT GTTACTGGTGGATTTCTAGAGGAATCAAAAGAAGCTCTTGCTATTGCTGAAACTGATG CAAGACTTTTTTGCATGGTTGATGTGCACCCAACAAGATGCAAAGTGACTGTTGATACTCTTCTGAATGCCATCCTTAAGTTATTGAATGTGTGA